Proteins encoded together in one Candidatus Sulfotelmatobacter sp. window:
- a CDS encoding type II toxin-antitoxin system VapC family toxin, producing the protein MKYLLDTMVWLWSVGSTETIGRAGLDVITNGDEEIYLSVACIWEVSIKARLGKYKLPEEPAVYVPKRLAVQGIRALPITQAHALKVYDFALHHNDPFDRLIIAQAIVEEMTILTADRAFAKYPVDVLWCGK; encoded by the coding sequence ACCTGCTCGACACAATGGTTTGGCTCTGGAGCGTAGGCTCCACAGAAACCATTGGCCGGGCAGGACTCGACGTCATCACCAACGGCGACGAAGAAATCTACCTTTCAGTGGCTTGCATCTGGGAAGTCAGCATCAAGGCCCGGCTTGGCAAGTACAAGCTTCCTGAAGAACCCGCGGTGTATGTTCCCAAAAGATTGGCCGTGCAGGGCATTCGCGCTCTGCCCATCACGCAAGCCCATGCGCTTAAGGTCTACGATTTCGCGCTCCACCACAACGACCCATTCGATCGCCTCATCATCGCTCAGGCAATTGTCGAGGAGATGACCATCCTCACCGCCGATCGTGCCTTCGCCAAGTATCCCGTGGATGTATTGTGGTGCGGAAAATAA
- a CDS encoding DinB family protein, which yields MSQQMTPEFVLGFRAVMLDGFKREAECTKKVIAAIPDAKSDYRPDPKARSAKELAWHLANTDVQFLNGIADLQFKMANPENKPQTSAEVAAWYDENVKGSIARIETLTAEQLLTPVSFAGGMFNFPSVFYLGFLNNHSIHHRGELATYLRPMGSKVPSIYGGSYDEPLQRPAPAETVEAVA from the coding sequence ATGTCCCAGCAGATGACTCCTGAATTTGTCCTTGGCTTTCGAGCCGTCATGCTCGATGGCTTCAAGCGCGAAGCGGAATGCACTAAGAAAGTGATTGCCGCCATTCCCGACGCGAAGTCCGACTACCGTCCCGATCCTAAGGCGAGGTCGGCGAAAGAACTGGCGTGGCATCTGGCGAATACCGATGTCCAGTTTCTGAATGGCATCGCCGACCTGCAATTCAAGATGGCCAATCCGGAGAACAAGCCGCAGACTTCGGCAGAAGTAGCTGCATGGTATGACGAGAACGTGAAGGGCTCGATCGCGCGCATAGAAACGCTGACCGCCGAGCAGTTACTCACGCCGGTAAGTTTCGCCGGTGGCATGTTCAACTTCCCTTCCGTTTTCTATCTTGGATTTCTCAACAACCACAGCATCCATCACCGTGGAGAGCTGGCGACGTATCTGCGGCCGATGGGATCGAAGGTGCCGTCGATCTACGGCGGCAGCTACGATGAGCCGCTGCAGCGGCCGGCCCCTGCGGAGACGGTCGAGGCTGTAGCGTAG
- a CDS encoding branched-chain amino acid transaminase, translating to MAIQKTDKIWHNGKLINWDDATIHVMSHVIHYGSSVFEGIRCYELPTGPAIFRADEHMQRLINSAKVYRIDVDFTREQLVKGMLETVGHNGVWPCYVRPIVLRGYGEAGVNPFNSPTEVYIINYPWGKYLGGEVEGCDVCVSSWTRLAPNTLPAMAKAGANYMNSQLIKMEAIVNGYVEGIALDASGFVSEGSGENLFLVHNDKLITAPLGNSVLPGITRDSVLQIARDLGIPVVEQMIPREMLYIADEAFFTGTAAEVTAIRSVDKIKVGKGTIGPITKALQKEFYAIVRGEKTDRYSWLTPVPVGSKKASKQPVGV from the coding sequence ATGGCAATCCAGAAGACCGACAAGATCTGGCACAACGGCAAGCTCATCAACTGGGACGACGCGACCATTCACGTGATGTCGCACGTCATTCACTACGGGTCTTCTGTGTTTGAAGGCATCCGCTGCTACGAACTGCCGACTGGCCCGGCGATCTTTCGCGCCGACGAGCACATGCAACGCCTCATCAACTCCGCCAAGGTCTATCGCATCGACGTGGATTTCACGCGCGAACAACTGGTCAAGGGCATGCTCGAAACCGTGGGACACAATGGCGTCTGGCCGTGCTACGTGCGTCCCATTGTGCTGCGCGGATATGGCGAGGCGGGCGTGAATCCCTTCAACTCGCCGACCGAGGTCTACATCATCAACTATCCGTGGGGAAAATATCTGGGTGGCGAAGTGGAAGGCTGCGACGTGTGTGTCTCCTCCTGGACGCGCCTTGCGCCCAACACTCTGCCCGCCATGGCCAAGGCCGGCGCCAATTACATGAACTCGCAGCTCATCAAGATGGAAGCCATTGTCAACGGCTACGTCGAAGGCATCGCGCTCGACGCGAGCGGCTTCGTCAGCGAGGGCTCGGGCGAGAATTTGTTTCTGGTGCACAACGACAAGCTGATCACCGCGCCGCTGGGCAACTCGGTGCTGCCTGGCATCACCCGCGACTCTGTCTTGCAGATCGCCCGCGACCTGGGCATCCCTGTGGTGGAGCAGATGATCCCGCGCGAGATGCTCTACATCGCTGACGAGGCCTTCTTCACCGGCACGGCCGCGGAGGTGACGGCCATTCGCTCCGTCGACAAGATTAAGGTTGGCAAAGGAACTATCGGGCCGATTACCAAGGCGTTGCAGAAAGAGTTCTACGCGATTGTCCGCGGAGAGAAGACCGACCGCTACAGCTGGCTCACTCCTGTTCCAGTCGGGAGTAAGAAAGCGAGCAAGCAGCCGGTCGGCGTTTAA